One window of the Pseudofrankia sp. DC12 genome contains the following:
- a CDS encoding helix-turn-helix domain-containing protein — MAELGDEAERLWTVPELARFLRVPVSTVYKWRTTGDGPRGIRVGRYVRYRERDVAAWLAAH; from the coding sequence ATGGCAGAACTTGGCGATGAAGCGGAGCGGCTGTGGACGGTGCCGGAGCTGGCGCGGTTCCTGCGGGTTCCAGTGAGCACGGTCTACAAGTGGCGGACCACCGGGGACGGGCCGAGGGGCATCCGTGTTGGCCGCTACGTCCGTTACCGAGAGCGAGATGTCGCCGCGTGGCTCGCCGCCCACTAG